A stretch of the Dictyoglomus sp. genome encodes the following:
- a CDS encoding competence/damage-inducible protein A: MICEILSVGTEILLGDILNTNAQYLAKKLAELGIFVYYQTVVGDNPIRLKKAFEIAFERSDMVIVTGGLGPTKDDITKEVASEFFKEELILHEETLKKLYEFFKIRNLPLTEGNKKQAYIIKGSTIIPNDNGTAPGLIYEKNNKILILLPGPPKEMIPMFEKYVLQYLQKFKNEILVSKIIRLCGIGESHMEEKILDLIENQSNPTIAPYTKEGEIIIRITARAKDKKIAEDLIFPIENEIKKRLGEYIYGEGDTSLEEVVGKLLIERNLTISIAESCTGGLIVSKLVNCPGISKVLLEGIISYSNDSKIKRLGVKPETIRNFGAVSKECAIEMAIGVALNSGAKIGLSVTGIAGPEGETPEKPIGLVYVGLYLMGETKFKEFRFFGNREKIRNLATINALNWLRKEILYQ; encoded by the coding sequence ATGATATGTGAAATCCTTAGTGTAGGAACAGAAATCTTACTGGGAGATATTCTAAATACTAACGCTCAATATCTGGCAAAAAAATTAGCAGAGTTAGGAATATTCGTTTACTATCAGACTGTGGTTGGTGATAACCCTATAAGATTAAAAAAAGCCTTTGAAATAGCCTTTGAAAGAAGTGATATGGTTATAGTCACAGGAGGTCTTGGACCTACCAAAGACGACATAACTAAAGAAGTTGCAAGTGAATTTTTTAAAGAAGAATTAATATTACATGAAGAAACTTTAAAAAAGCTCTATGAGTTTTTTAAAATTAGAAATCTTCCTTTAACAGAGGGAAATAAAAAGCAAGCTTATATTATAAAAGGAAGTACGATTATTCCTAATGATAACGGAACTGCTCCTGGTTTAATTTATGAGAAAAATAATAAAATTTTAATCTTACTTCCTGGCCCTCCTAAAGAAATGATCCCGATGTTTGAGAAATATGTATTGCAATATTTACAGAAGTTTAAAAATGAAATCTTAGTTTCAAAAATAATAAGACTATGTGGTATTGGAGAAAGTCATATGGAAGAAAAGATTTTAGACCTTATTGAAAATCAAAGTAATCCTACCATTGCTCCTTATACAAAAGAAGGCGAGATAATTATAAGAATAACTGCAAGGGCAAAGGATAAAAAAATTGCAGAAGATCTAATCTTTCCCATAGAAAATGAAATTAAGAAAAGGTTAGGAGAATACATTTATGGTGAAGGTGATACATCTTTAGAAGAGGTTGTAGGAAAATTGCTAATCGAAAGAAATCTCACAATATCTATAGCAGAGTCCTGTACAGGTGGATTGATAGTTTCTAAGCTAGTAAATTGTCCTGGAATATCAAAGGTATTATTGGAAGGAATAATAAGTTACAGCAATGATTCAAAAATTAAAAGATTAGGTGTTAAGCCTGAAACCATTAGAAATTTTGGAGCAGTAAGTAAAGAGTGTGCTATAGAAATGGCCATAGGAGTTGCATTAAACTCTGGAGCAAAAATTGGATTATCGGTTACAGGTATCGCAGGCCCAGAAGGAGAAACACCTGAAAAGCCTATAGGACTTGTGTATGTAGGATTATATCTAATGGGAGAAACAAAATTTAAAGAATTTAGGTTTTTTGGTAATAGAGAAAAAATTAGAAATTTAGCTACTATAAATGCATTAAATTGGTTAAGAAAAGAAATTCTCTATCAATAA
- a CDS encoding ferredoxin — translation MSIPKIDRDLCIGCGVCASLCPDVFEIDDEGKARVIEGANCESAGCCQDAIDSCPVAAITM, via the coding sequence ATGAGTATTCCAAAAATAGATAGGGATTTATGCATTGGATGTGGAGTTTGTGCTTCACTTTGTCCTGATGTTTTTGAGATTGATGATGAGGGTAAAGCAAGAGTAATTGAGGGTGCGAATTGCGAATCTGCAGGATGTTGTCAGGATGCTATAGACTCTTGTCCTGTAGCTGCAATTACTATGTAG
- a CDS encoding glycoside hydrolase family 3 C-terminal domain-containing protein translates to MERDIKKLISQMTLEEKAKLCSGLDAWHTKPIERLGIPSIRMSDGPHGLRKTEGLFAESIPATCFPTAVTLAASWDRELIEKVGKAIGEECQAENVQIILGPGVNIKRSPLCGRNFEYYSEDPFLSSEMAKHFIKGVQSEGVGTSIKHFAANNQEHRRLTVDAIVDERTLREIYLASFEKAIKEAQPWTVMCSYNKVNGTYASENEFLLTKVLREDWGFEGFVVSDWGAVNDRVLGLLAGLDLQMPYDGGHGDKKIIEAVRSGKLPEEVLDKAVERILRIVFKAIENKKENATYDKEAHHKLAREVARECFVLLKNENNILPLKKEGTIALIGAFAKNPRFQGGGSSHVNPTKVDNAVEEITKIVEGKANILYAEGYKLDTDEPDEKLIEEAKEIAKKAEVVIVFAGLPERYESEGYDRPHMKMPESHNRLIEEVAMVNPNLVVVLSNGSPVEMPWVEKPKAILESYLGGQAWGGAVADVLFGVVSPSGKLAETFPKKLSDNPSYLFFPGEGDRVEYREGIFVGYRYYDKKEMEVLFPFGYGLSYTTFEYSDLRLDKKEITDKEVLKVKVKVKNTGKVKGKEIVQLYVRDVKSSVIRPDKELKGFTKVELEPGEEKEVEFELDKRAFAYYNVDIKDWYVETGEFEILIGKSSREIVLKDTVLVKSTVEIRKKYHRNSTIGDIIEDPYAEEIFKPIFQQFIERSSLKNAPGDLYQMFINMMKYMPLRNLISFGGGQLSEEMLDELIKKANRE, encoded by the coding sequence ATGGAAAGGGATATTAAAAAGCTAATCTCGCAGATGACCCTTGAAGAAAAAGCAAAACTTTGTTCTGGACTTGACGCATGGCATACAAAACCCATTGAAAGGCTTGGAATTCCATCTATAAGAATGTCCGATGGACCTCATGGATTAAGAAAGACAGAGGGATTATTTGCTGAAAGTATACCAGCTACTTGTTTTCCTACTGCTGTAACCCTTGCAGCATCTTGGGATAGGGAACTTATTGAAAAAGTTGGAAAAGCAATAGGAGAAGAATGTCAAGCAGAAAATGTACAGATTATTCTTGGACCTGGGGTAAATATTAAAAGATCACCTCTCTGTGGAAGAAATTTTGAATATTATTCAGAAGATCCTTTTTTATCCTCTGAGATGGCAAAACATTTTATAAAAGGAGTACAAAGTGAAGGAGTTGGAACATCAATAAAACATTTTGCTGCAAATAATCAGGAACATAGGAGACTTACAGTAGATGCAATTGTAGACGAGAGAACATTGAGAGAAATATATCTTGCAAGTTTTGAAAAAGCAATAAAAGAAGCACAACCTTGGACAGTTATGTGTTCATACAATAAAGTAAATGGGACTTATGCTTCCGAAAATGAGTTTCTTTTAACAAAAGTTTTAAGAGAAGACTGGGGATTTGAAGGATTTGTAGTATCGGACTGGGGAGCAGTAAATGATAGAGTACTTGGACTTTTAGCAGGTCTTGACCTACAAATGCCTTATGATGGAGGACATGGGGATAAGAAAATCATAGAAGCTGTAAGAAGTGGAAAACTCCCTGAGGAAGTTTTAGATAAAGCAGTAGAAAGGATATTAAGAATAGTATTTAAAGCTATTGAAAATAAGAAAGAAAATGCTACTTATGACAAAGAAGCCCATCATAAATTAGCAAGAGAAGTAGCAAGAGAATGCTTTGTATTACTTAAGAACGAAAACAACATCTTACCACTCAAAAAGGAAGGAACTATAGCCCTAATAGGAGCCTTCGCTAAAAATCCAAGATTTCAAGGAGGAGGAAGCTCTCATGTAAATCCAACAAAAGTAGATAACGCAGTGGAAGAAATCACAAAGATTGTAGAGGGAAAAGCAAATATTTTATATGCAGAAGGATATAAATTAGATACCGACGAGCCAGATGAAAAACTAATTGAAGAAGCAAAAGAGATAGCAAAAAAGGCAGAAGTTGTAATAGTTTTTGCAGGACTTCCCGAAAGGTATGAATCAGAAGGATACGACAGACCCCATATGAAAATGCCAGAAAGTCATAACAGATTAATCGAAGAAGTTGCAATGGTAAATCCCAATTTAGTAGTAGTTTTGAGCAATGGATCACCCGTGGAAATGCCATGGGTAGAAAAACCAAAAGCAATTCTTGAAAGCTACTTAGGAGGACAAGCATGGGGAGGAGCAGTAGCGGATGTACTCTTTGGAGTAGTAAGTCCTTCGGGAAAACTTGCAGAAACTTTTCCAAAGAAATTAAGTGACAACCCATCCTACTTGTTCTTTCCCGGAGAGGGAGACAGAGTAGAATACAGAGAGGGTATATTTGTAGGATATAGATATTACGATAAGAAAGAGATGGAAGTACTCTTTCCCTTTGGATATGGACTTTCATATACAACCTTTGAATATTCAGACTTAAGATTAGATAAGAAAGAGATTACTGATAAAGAGGTATTAAAAGTAAAAGTTAAAGTAAAAAATACAGGAAAAGTAAAAGGTAAAGAAATAGTACAACTCTACGTAAGAGATGTGAAAAGTAGTGTTATAAGACCAGACAAGGAGTTAAAAGGCTTTACCAAAGTAGAACTTGAACCAGGAGAAGAAAAAGAAGTAGAGTTTGAACTGGATAAAAGAGCCTTTGCATATTACAACGTAGATATTAAAGATTGGTATGTAGAAACAGGAGAATTTGAGATACTAATAGGAAAATCTTCAAGAGAAATAGTATTAAAAGATACAGTACTAGTAAAATCAACTGTTGAAATTAGAAAGAAATATCATAGAAATTCTACGATTGGAGATATTATAGAAGACCCTTATGCAGAAGAGATTTTTAAACCTATATTCCAACAATTTATAGAGAGAAGTTCTCTTAAAAATGCTCCAGGAGATTTATATCAGATGTTTATAAATATGATGAAATATATGCCTTTAAGAAATCTCATATCCTTTGGTGGAGGACAACTTAGTGAAGAAATGTTAGATGAGCTTATTAAGAAAGCAAATAGAGAATAA
- the lgt gene encoding prolipoprotein diacylglyceryl transferase, whose translation MYPKLLTIPQFNILKYKIGPITIYSWGTFVALGFLIGILLAIRWAKRENIDPDHVLNLSVWSIISSIIGARIVYVIKYWSSYQSKPISILYLWDGGLIFFGGFLTALGVILLYLRKYKIPYWKFLDISAPALTIGSAIGRIGCFLNGCCYGYETPLLWGVKFPNIYGYRHATEFYYTFGFIIVFLYLLYIKKHKSFEGEVATKFFIYYSLAFFIVEIFRDNPRNVLYLTGSQIVSLILIIFGVYAYNRRLRNQPLIPWISKISMEKRLR comes from the coding sequence ATGTATCCTAAACTTCTTACAATTCCTCAGTTTAACATATTAAAATATAAAATTGGTCCTATAACTATCTACTCTTGGGGGACTTTTGTTGCTCTTGGATTTCTTATTGGTATTTTATTGGCTATAAGATGGGCTAAAAGAGAAAACATTGATCCAGATCATGTTTTAAATCTTTCTGTTTGGAGTATTATAAGTTCCATAATAGGAGCAAGAATAGTATATGTAATAAAATATTGGAGTAGTTATCAAAGCAAGCCTATTTCTATACTTTATCTTTGGGATGGCGGATTAATATTTTTTGGAGGATTTTTAACTGCGTTAGGAGTTATTCTTCTTTACCTTAGAAAGTATAAAATTCCATATTGGAAGTTTTTAGATATTTCTGCTCCTGCTTTAACAATAGGTTCTGCTATTGGACGAATTGGCTGTTTTCTGAATGGTTGTTGTTATGGATATGAGACTCCTCTTCTTTGGGGTGTAAAGTTTCCAAATATTTATGGATATAGACATGCGACAGAGTTTTATTATACCTTTGGTTTTATTATAGTTTTTCTCTACCTTTTATACATCAAAAAACATAAATCCTTTGAAGGGGAAGTAGCAACAAAATTTTTTATTTATTATTCTCTTGCCTTTTTTATAGTTGAAATATTTAGAGATAATCCAAGAAATGTCTTATATTTAACAGGCTCTCAGATAGTTTCTTTGATTCTTATCATTTTTGGAGTATATGCTTATAATAGAAGATTAAGAAACCAACCTCTTATTCCGTGGATATCTAAGATTTCAATGGAAAAAAGGTTAAGGTAA
- a CDS encoding signal peptidase II translates to MKNKIFLILLLFALDRISKEVVERTLILNRSYPENSLFSLHLLHNYGAALSIEVPYFILIFLNITIAFFLVFCSLKRKIFPYSIVFILAGILGNLYDRIFYGYVIDFISIGRFPVFNLADSFISLGTFLLILSLLKK, encoded by the coding sequence ATGAAAAATAAAATTTTTTTGATTCTTCTCCTTTTTGCGTTGGATAGAATATCTAAGGAGGTGGTGGAAAGAACTTTAATTTTAAATAGGTCCTATCCTGAGAATTCCTTATTTTCTCTTCACCTCTTACATAATTATGGTGCGGCTCTGAGTATTGAAGTTCCTTATTTTATTTTAATATTTTTAAATATAACAATTGCTTTTTTTCTTGTTTTTTGCTCTTTAAAAAGAAAAATTTTTCCATATAGTATAGTCTTTATTCTTGCAGGTATATTAGGCAATTTGTATGATAGAATATTTTATGGTTATGTTATTGATTTTATATCTATAGGAAGATTTCCTGTTTTTAATCTGGCGGATTCTTTTATTTCCTTAGGTACCTTTCTCTTAATTCTAAGTTTGTTAAAAAAATGA
- a CDS encoding N-acetyltransferase, with protein MIRKAKIWDVPELQKLINEFADKGFLLPRSLSDLYENLRDFYILDINGIIVGCCALHIIWEDLGEIRSLIVKENYRGQRWGEKLVNVCLKEARFLGLKRVLSLTYIPEYFEKLGFKRIDKKSLPYKVWTDCTKCPKFPDCGEEALLYYL; from the coding sequence ATGATTAGAAAAGCTAAAATTTGGGATGTTCCAGAACTTCAGAAATTAATAAATGAATTTGCAGATAAGGGATTTCTCCTTCCTCGATCTCTTAGTGATTTATACGAAAACCTTCGAGATTTTTATATACTGGACATTAATGGTATAATTGTTGGATGTTGTGCTCTTCATATTATTTGGGAGGACTTAGGGGAGATAAGGTCTTTAATTGTCAAAGAAAATTATAGAGGACAAAGATGGGGAGAGAAGCTAGTAAATGTATGCCTGAAAGAAGCAAGATTTTTGGGTCTAAAAAGAGTTTTATCTTTGACATACATACCTGAGTATTTTGAAAAATTGGGATTTAAGAGAATTGATAAAAAGAGTCTGCCTTATAAAGTTTGGACTGATTGTACAAAGTGTCCTAAATTTCCTGATTGTGGAGAGGAGGCTTTGTTATATTATTTATGA
- the ftsY gene encoding signal recognition particle-docking protein FtsY, producing the protein MSFWKSLTKFQDFARKLQQVFRISRLDEEFYEELEAHLIQGDLGLELTNEIIKEIKNKKFSQPSEVKIFLREYFLSFFSGLDNTLNLDLEIINVIIFSGVNGTGKTSSIGKMAFYLKSLGYFPIISASDTFRAGAIEQIKIWGERAGVEVIAQKEGADPASVVYNTLESAKARRKNVVLIDTAGRMHTKTNLIEELKKIERIVEKNLGYPPRENLLVIDATLGQNVIRQVEIFNSALKLTGFILTKLDGTAKGGVIFNLVKNFSLPVKFVTIGESIEDLKVFNPEEFINNFLIGD; encoded by the coding sequence ATGAGTTTTTGGAAAAGTCTCACGAAATTCCAAGATTTTGCAAGGAAATTACAGCAAGTATTTAGGATTTCAAGGTTAGATGAAGAGTTTTATGAGGAATTAGAAGCTCATCTAATTCAAGGAGATTTGGGATTAGAGCTTACCAATGAAATAATTAAAGAGATAAAAAATAAAAAGTTTTCCCAGCCTTCAGAAGTAAAAATTTTCCTTAGAGAATATTTTCTTTCCTTTTTTTCGGGACTTGATAATACTCTTAACTTAGATCTAGAGATTATAAATGTTATTATTTTTTCAGGAGTTAACGGGACGGGTAAAACAAGTTCTATTGGTAAAATGGCCTTTTATTTAAAGAGCTTAGGTTATTTTCCTATAATTTCTGCAAGTGATACTTTTAGAGCAGGAGCTATAGAACAGATAAAGATATGGGGGGAAAGAGCAGGGGTAGAAGTTATTGCTCAAAAAGAAGGAGCAGATCCTGCATCGGTAGTTTATAATACTTTGGAATCTGCAAAGGCAAGAAGAAAAAATGTTGTTCTTATAGATACTGCTGGAAGAATGCATACAAAAACAAATCTTATTGAAGAATTGAAAAAGATTGAAAGAATAGTCGAAAAGAACTTAGGGTACCCTCCAAGAGAAAACCTATTGGTTATAGATGCAACCTTAGGCCAAAATGTGATTAGACAAGTAGAAATTTTTAATAGTGCTTTAAAATTGACTGGGTTTATATTGACGAAATTAGATGGTACTGCAAAGGGTGGAGTAATATTTAATTTAGTAAAAAATTTTTCTCTACCTGTAAAATTTGTTACCATAGGAGAATCTATAGAAGATTTAAAAGTTTTTAATCCTGAAGAATTTATTAATAATTTTCTAATAGGAGATTGA
- a CDS encoding chromosome segregation protein SMC gives MYLKALEIQNFKSFSEKQKIPFNSNFIVITGPNGSGKSNILDAVRWVLGEQRIKLLRAEKSEEVIFGGNKFLSPSKYTQISIVFSIPYGENFYQEVVISRRLERDGESEYFLNDKPLRLKDLQLFLSNYGLGRHNFVFIGQGELESFVLNRDDLKKYIEDVAGIAGYQEKVKETQLKLEILEAKWRELEDRRLTILENLNVLRKEAENAERYLSLSEELENIKESLNFYHWQRIKKSFEDYNKEISIKEKKLEELKNNFSFINDELSKVEDRIRNMEKEIEENKKVYERIKSALMEVKIKFEIVSQKIININDERQRIQKEIKEIEKELKDIEMELKILKNDNFQEEISNWEKEIRTKEKELREKEILKIKYEQKLSSFSEYSLLSEEALKNELRLFEDTVNKINKTLESLKRKKDLLRNYLERVFKETREKELLIKSKERYLEEITFEFQRERRILKDLEESQLDIYPKGVREILALKDNEVFGVIADVIQVEKEYLNAIYNVLGNSLFDVIVKDEYSAKRLIDYLKTRNLGWATFRPLNFYHKEIGELNIPEGIWALNVIKFSSQYEGLIYNILGNVLIFEDFESALKRRNLLKKGWRLVTIKGEVFSGNGAISGGTRLNLQDMLHINKLKLEKEERVKQLNQSINFLEGDLVALRSSLKELTKKKEKISILLRKIEEKVEKNQNFLKEYNQKIEKITSFLKEGEESIKVLDELEKEISVLEEELKIKKKKFEEIMGEYVFINKKRSFLQERKEILEKKLKEFYVLEENLKKDLKNLEEDKISLEKKRTQEEEEEERYKKNINDKEKDIKSIKEKAEDLRKKWQELREEIIVEETVLKQLIKRKNELEREYFEKFEKEPCLKINLPENKLKIREKEILKEIEDLGPINFLAKEKLSIEEKKYKELSEELEDIQGSIFSLRKIIKDTRKEAERKFLDTYEKLRYISNKNWKLFFPFGEFDLSLSNLDNPLDSEVSIKLTSDRKNFKSLLMLSGGEKSISALSLLLAGLEIAPVNFCFWDEVDSALDNHNAEILGKKIKDLSEKIQFIIISHNPALIEFSEVLYGVTMNEKGSSQIIAYKLEKEVSLK, from the coding sequence ATGTATCTTAAAGCATTAGAAATTCAGAATTTTAAATCTTTTTCTGAAAAACAAAAAATTCCTTTTAATAGTAATTTTATCGTTATTACAGGTCCTAATGGTTCAGGAAAAAGTAATATATTAGATGCAGTAAGATGGGTTTTAGGAGAGCAACGCATAAAACTTTTAAGGGCAGAGAAATCTGAAGAGGTGATTTTTGGAGGAAATAAGTTTCTTTCTCCATCTAAATATACTCAAATATCTATAGTATTTTCCATCCCTTATGGAGAGAATTTTTATCAAGAAGTTGTGATTTCAAGAAGACTAGAAAGAGACGGAGAGAGTGAATACTTTCTTAATGATAAACCGTTAAGATTAAAAGATCTCCAACTTTTTCTTTCAAATTATGGTTTGGGAAGACATAACTTTGTTTTTATAGGACAGGGAGAGTTAGAATCGTTTGTATTAAATAGAGATGATCTTAAAAAATATATAGAAGATGTTGCAGGAATAGCAGGATATCAAGAAAAAGTTAAGGAAACTCAATTAAAATTAGAAATACTAGAAGCTAAGTGGAGAGAGTTAGAGGATAGGAGATTGACTATTTTAGAGAACCTTAATGTTTTAAGGAAAGAAGCAGAAAATGCAGAACGTTATCTTTCTTTATCAGAGGAATTAGAGAATATAAAGGAGTCTTTAAACTTTTATCATTGGCAAAGAATTAAGAAAAGTTTTGAAGATTATAATAAAGAAATATCTATAAAAGAAAAAAAATTGGAGGAATTGAAAAATAATTTCTCTTTCATCAATGATGAACTATCAAAAGTAGAAGATAGAATAAGAAATATGGAAAAAGAAATTGAAGAAAACAAAAAAGTATATGAAAGAATTAAGTCTGCATTAATGGAAGTTAAAATAAAGTTTGAAATTGTTAGTCAAAAGATTATTAATATTAATGACGAAAGACAAAGAATTCAGAAAGAAATTAAAGAAATTGAAAAGGAATTAAAGGACATAGAAATGGAGTTAAAAATTCTAAAGAATGATAATTTTCAAGAAGAGATATCTAATTGGGAAAAAGAAATAAGAACTAAAGAAAAGGAATTAAGAGAAAAGGAAATATTGAAAATAAAATACGAACAAAAATTATCTTCTTTTTCTGAATATTCTCTCTTGAGCGAAGAAGCATTAAAAAATGAGCTAAGACTTTTTGAGGATACTGTTAATAAAATTAACAAAACTCTGGAAAGTTTAAAAAGAAAAAAGGATCTTTTGAGAAACTACCTTGAGAGAGTCTTCAAGGAAACAAGAGAGAAAGAGTTATTAATTAAGTCAAAGGAAAGGTATTTAGAGGAAATAACTTTTGAATTTCAAAGAGAAAGAAGAATATTAAAGGATTTGGAAGAAAGCCAATTAGATATTTATCCCAAAGGAGTAAGAGAAATTTTGGCTTTAAAAGATAATGAGGTTTTTGGAGTAATAGCGGATGTTATTCAAGTGGAGAAAGAATATTTAAATGCAATTTATAATGTACTGGGAAATTCTCTTTTTGATGTTATTGTTAAAGATGAATATTCAGCAAAAAGATTAATAGATTATCTAAAAACAAGAAATTTAGGGTGGGCTACTTTTAGACCTCTTAATTTCTATCATAAAGAGATTGGAGAATTAAATATTCCAGAGGGTATATGGGCTCTTAACGTGATAAAGTTTTCATCACAATATGAGGGGCTAATTTATAATATCTTAGGAAATGTTTTAATTTTTGAAGATTTTGAGTCTGCATTGAAAAGAAGGAATCTTTTAAAGAAAGGATGGAGATTGGTTACTATAAAAGGAGAGGTTTTTTCAGGAAATGGAGCTATAAGTGGTGGAACAAGGTTAAATCTTCAAGATATGTTGCATATAAATAAACTAAAACTCGAGAAGGAGGAAAGAGTAAAACAGTTGAATCAAAGTATAAACTTTTTAGAGGGGGATTTGGTAGCTCTTAGGAGTTCTTTAAAGGAGTTAACAAAAAAGAAAGAAAAGATAAGTATTCTTTTAAGAAAAATCGAAGAGAAAGTTGAGAAAAATCAGAATTTTTTAAAAGAATATAATCAGAAGATAGAGAAAATTACGAGCTTTTTGAAAGAAGGAGAAGAATCTATAAAGGTTTTAGATGAATTGGAGAAGGAAATTTCAGTTTTAGAAGAGGAGTTAAAAATAAAAAAGAAAAAATTTGAAGAAATTATGGGAGAATATGTTTTTATAAATAAAAAGAGAAGTTTTCTTCAAGAAAGGAAAGAGATATTAGAGAAAAAATTGAAGGAGTTCTACGTATTAGAAGAAAATCTTAAAAAGGATTTGAAAAATTTAGAAGAAGATAAGATTTCATTGGAAAAAAAGAGAACTCAAGAAGAAGAGGAGGAAGAGAGATATAAAAAGAATATTAATGACAAAGAAAAAGATATTAAAAGTATAAAAGAAAAAGCAGAAGACCTTAGGAAAAAATGGCAAGAGTTAAGAGAAGAAATTATCGTAGAGGAGACAGTCTTAAAGCAATTAATAAAAAGAAAAAATGAGTTAGAAAGAGAGTATTTTGAAAAATTTGAAAAAGAGCCATGTTTAAAGATTAATCTTCCCGAAAATAAATTAAAAATTAGAGAAAAAGAGATTTTAAAAGAAATAGAAGATTTAGGGCCTATAAATTTCTTAGCAAAAGAGAAACTGTCAATTGAGGAAAAAAAATATAAGGAATTATCAGAGGAATTAGAGGATATTCAGGGTTCTATTTTCTCTTTAAGAAAAATTATAAAAGACACAAGAAAAGAAGCAGAAAGAAAGTTTTTAGATACATATGAAAAACTAAGATATATTTCTAATAAAAATTGGAAGCTATTCTTTCCTTTTGGAGAATTTGATTTGTCTTTAAGTAACTTAGATAATCCTCTTGATAGTGAAGTATCAATAAAACTTACCTCGGATAGAAAAAATTTTAAAAGTTTATTGATGTTGTCTGGAGGAGAAAAGAGTATTTCTGCACTTTCTTTACTTTTGGCAGGTTTAGAAATTGCACCTGTTAATTTTTGTTTCTGGGATGAGGTTGATTCTGCTTTGGATAATCATAATGCTGAGATATTAGGAAAAAAAATTAAAGATCTAAGTGAAAAAATTCAATTTATAATAATAAGCCATAATCCTGCTTTAATAGAATTTTCAGAGGTCTTATATGGGGTAACCATGAATGAAAAAGGCTCTTCTCAAATTATAGCCTATAAACTGGAAAAAGAGGTAAGTTTAAAATGA
- the rnc gene encoding ribonuclease III, whose translation MKSYKNNIEEILKDLERATGIVFSNPYLLLEALIHPSYYHENPSIGASNQRLEFLGDSVIGLVISEILYKTYKDANEGVLSQIKNYLVKKETLAEKARKLGLNKFILLGKGEELQQGRDKDSILADLFEAYIGALFLDKGFEFVREFLTNIYKEELDKAEYEVDWKTLLRRMLLLIDKKPVYKLVKEEGPQHRKRFFVELWIDNEKISEGEGTSKKQAEMQAAQKAFKKLKENVS comes from the coding sequence ATGAAAAGCTATAAAAATAATATAGAAGAGATATTGAAAGACTTAGAGAGAGCTACGGGAATTGTTTTTTCAAATCCTTATTTATTATTAGAGGCTTTAATTCACCCTTCTTATTATCACGAAAATCCTTCTATTGGGGCAAGTAATCAAAGATTAGAATTTCTAGGGGATAGTGTGATTGGTCTAGTCATAAGTGAAATACTATATAAAACCTACAAAGATGCTAATGAGGGAGTTTTATCTCAAATTAAAAATTATCTTGTAAAGAAAGAAACTTTGGCAGAAAAAGCAAGAAAATTAGGTCTAAACAAATTTATTCTTTTAGGAAAAGGAGAAGAACTTCAGCAGGGAAGAGATAAAGATTCGATTTTAGCAGATCTTTTTGAGGCATATATAGGTGCACTTTTTTTAGATAAAGGATTTGAGTTTGTAAGAGAATTTTTGACAAATATATATAAAGAGGAACTAGATAAGGCTGAATATGAGGTCGATTGGAAGACTCTTTTAAGAAGAATGCTATTATTAATTGATAAAAAGCCTGTCTATAAGTTAGTAAAAGAAGAGGGACCACAGCATAGAAAGCGATTTTTTGTGGAATTATGGATAGATAATGAGAAAATATCTGAGGGAGAAGGAACTAGCAAAAAACAAGCAGAGATGCAAGCTGCTCAAAAAGCCTTTAAAAAATTAAAGGAAAATGTATCTTAA